The segment ataaattattagggcaTTGTTTACTACGCAAAAAtggcattttaaatatcaaatttttcCTAAATCTATCTAACCGATCCTCTGTTATAGGAATTGtgcatattttctttttttgatctttacattttagtatttcaaattcaaacaatTGACCAGAGTGGTCAGATGTAAGTTTGTTGATAATACAGGCGTTGAGAGGAACTATATTACTATAGATATTGTCAATACATGTTGCCGTGGTGGCTGTTACCCTAGTTggtacaataaaagtattaattaaattatatgatttaaacAGATTTAGCAAACGTTTACTTGAACTACAGTTGTCAagcaaatttacattaaagtcTCCACTAACAATCAATTTTTTCTTGGATTTTTGCAATTTGTACAGAACCTgctccaatattttttctaaactaTCATATTGAGCTGAAGGAGGGCTATACAAACTAACAATGATAAATTGCTCCAGCTCCACACAAGATACTTCTATAAGGCGTTCCACAGAGAGGCTCACTATGTCCTtcctttctttaaattttatttttttactaagcaATATTAATGAGCCACCGTGTATTGCATTTCCTCTGCAGAACGAACTACCAATCTGATGATTACAAAAATTGAACATAAGTTCACATGTCTTTAACCAGTGTTCTGTAATACACAGTATGTCAACCTTTTCACTGCTCAAAAACATCTCAATTTCTAGTAATTTACTTTTCATGCCTTGTATATTTTGGTGAACCAGATTGATAGTATTGTTCTTAAATCTACTTAGCTTACTTTTTAATTCTAGGCCAGAGAGACTCTCTGTTGTCTTAgtgtctaatttaaattagatatacAATTTCTTGGAATATCTTCCAAGGTCTTACTAACTAAAACCTGCTCAATAGAAGCAGGTTGTCTAGCCAAATTCTTGGctgttatatacaataaatatgataGCGAATCAGCTATCtgtcttttaaaatatgtaggtaGATTATATCTATCctttgtcaaaaaataattattacaactaATGTACCTATTGGTATCAATTAgtgtaaagtttttattgtacAATGTTAATGTGTGCATTGtctgatttaaaatatgtctCGCATTATTTTCATGCTGACTAAAGTGTTTACTATAAGGGAATGTAAacataattagatttttagtATTAAGTAGGCACAATTTTTCATAGCAGCTAATAAGCTCCTTTTTGTTTAGATTCCCTCTATTgcctataaatataatgagaTTATCCGCTTTACTGGAAGTCTCTCTTACAatgttctttataatatatttaaaagtagcATTTGGGTAACAgctgtttataatattttgttccttatttaaaaattggctCATTTGATGGCCTATTTGGTCACAGTACATTAAATTTAGCTTTGAAATGTTATTAACCCTACATACTGGTGTTGGCACCTGTACAGACTTGCTTGagttttcaagctcaaagcaTTGTGCTGCATGTGTGGATATCTTGATAAGATCTTCCATAGCAGTCGAGTATTTCGAAACCATCATTTGTGACTCCTGGAATTTTGATACCATGGAATCTGCTATATTTTGAAGATCCAAGATCTCCTTTTGCAGTTGTTGGGTGTCAAAGTCATATTTAATCCTACTATTTTCAAGTTCAATTAAGTGCATgtcaatattagttttaagttttatgttttccttcattatttttttactatccAATACAATGTTGTACTTTTTCAGTAATTTTTGAGTTTtagttacaaatttattgattttaatgtatttttttattctttttatactacatccattaatatttttatatgctgtAGAGGGATTAGATTTAGAAAGTGAACTATTGTAAACTAAGTCTTTAAAAAGGTCTTGTGTTATAGTCTCTGACTTTTGGTGTGAGTCTTCTTCAAGCTTTATAATATGTTGATTAGCCTCATACAATTCCCTTTCAAGATTAGCTATGCGTTTCAAGGCACTTTCATATTCTAAGCCATAGCCATCAAGCTTGTCCAATTGACTTTTCAGCAAGTCACACTCATCCTGAAGTGTGTTATTTTGCTGAAATATCAATGATAGTTCGGCTTTAAGCTTTTTATTGGCCTCTAGCACTTCCAACAGCTCTCTTTCATTGTCCTCTCTCTCTAATGTTAACTGAGCACACAACTCCCTGGAAGCATTTAATTCCCTTAGCGCTAGCTTAAGTTTAGACTCTTCTTGTAAGGCAAGGCCTCTGCGAGTCATCATAATGCTACAAAGGTGTTGTTTTGGCTTCCAATAAGAAGCGTAAATACTCAAGTTAAGTATGTAGTGATTTTAGACTAATGGCACAGGTAtactagtattattatatatatatatatacgtaaagTAGTACTTACAAAACACTAATTGTCCCAAGTTTAATAGTGAAATATTtcgtaaaagaaaattttgaatttttttaacctaaCTGACACTTAACtttttatcacaatattagcGTTTTAGACGCTAATTTTGTTATCAAAACCTATTTAAACACAgcactaattaaatatttaataacaaaatggaaaaactttaaggaaatatataacaaagttattaaaaattataaattttataggaCTCAAATTAAACAGCTGTTTCCCTTACTTATATTCACATTGCAATTCTTAAAATCACACGTGACTCAGTTGGCACACAATTCtaggttattttattttatcaactgATAAAATAAAACCCAATTCCTTATCAATCTTATCAGCTACGAATGTTATTTTACACAAATTTTATGCTTTCCTTCTAAACTAGGCTATTAAATATTCGTCATGTTGATTGCCTGAATAAGACTTCTAAGAATCGTTTgaattactatttaaataatattccattGTTTGGAAGTCAGATATAATAAAacctacatacatacaataatttaaaacagaaaCGTATGCAGTAACTCCACCATACAAGGTTCAATAGTTCAAGGATTCGAATACTGGCGAAATAAATTACCTACTTCGCcacaaaataactataaatgaACAATAATTTTGTGAAACTTCCCAAAATACCTTTATTTACTACTTTTGTGCGATTAAATGTAACACTaagactatttttattaaattattttaaacattcaaAATGTACCGCGGAATAGTTGTAATTAAGTCACCTACAACACAAGGGCTAGTGTGCGTTAGAACATGaacaacaatatttctgtcatgaataaatttttattcattattttgtgaatcaaatttaaatgacaTCACTTATAATatgcaaatatttgtataatacgTATCGTCCACTTACCTTGAATTCCTTTTGCGAAGGTCAATCGATGCCACGAAGATTTTGAACTTTGTTAGAACAATGTTCACATATAGGTTTCATATTTCTAGTACTGTTTTAATAACTATGTCTAACAATTGTTTGCTTATTAATagagattatatatttatattattttgagaaaattaaatgtCCTAAAATATGTTCTTAGCCAGGAAAGAAACAAAGACGCTTTGCAATAAATGCACTGAAGAGTTTCTATACAGAGACAtgaactgtttttttttttaatttataagttatttggtttatgtacatattccattctatatgaaaattataaaaacatataaacatgTTAAATACGtgtttttcaattaataaacttattttaaaacgctTTTTATTCTTATCGATATAAGCATTAATAGAtttcctttaaataaaattcctaCCTAAGTAATCACTAACTTCTATGTAACACtggtttaataaatatatttagttttagagTTTTTGTAATAAGATGTGATTTTACTTTAGGAATAGTACTTCATCATAATGAAATAATTCATATACTTACTTTCATATCCGGCCGTCCAAGTCCACAGGGACACCATAGCCAGCAGCCAGTGATACATTAGGCCTTCGACCCTCCAATAGAGAGGGGCGTACAAGGGTCTCGCAAGACGCAGCGCCATCATCCACACGACGTAAGCGGGGATGCAGTATAGGTTGTTCACGATCGCGAATGCCAAGCGGGCCGCGACTCTCACGTACCGGCTGAAACAGCAGGGCCACGTCGGTTCATCCTTGCCGCCTCGCAACGCCCCATGAGGGACTACGTACATATGAGCGACTGACGGGGGCCCGTGGGGACCACAAAAAACGGGGCCTAGCGGCGAGGCGGCAACGCAACCGCGTTCTCCCTGCGTACAGCTGCCGAAGCGCGGGGGCTTTCGTCGGACGCGGACAATGGCGCTGCGCGAAATCAAACACAACAATACATTCGACGATATTTATTAATGGAATCGTTCACCGGTTCACTGTCGGTTATTTCATTAAGTAGACTGCgagtataaatttaaaaattaacccGACAGCGAGCACACCGCTCGCCGGCGAGCTTTACATGATTGCAACACACATTTTACACCGAACGACGTAACATTAACTCGTACGCGAGCACACATAGACATacatacacaattttatagtTTACGATGCATACTGTGGCACGACCGCGGCCGGTCGGATTCGTcgtgtaaaattaatacaaagttcattatataaaattaaaaaacgacATCGGACCGctgaaattatacaaaaattacaatattaaagacTGTACactatctaatatatacaatatttgccAGCAATAGATATGTGCGAGGGCAGTTATATACAGGGCGGTGGGCCGGGCCTGTCGCTCAGACGTTATAGTCGTGCGCCATGAGGCCGTGCACCTGCTCGAGGCGGTATGCGAGCCGCTGCTTTTGCGAAAACTCGTCTTCCTCGAGAGTTACCATAAGCTGCTCGTTGTACTTAACCGCGTACGCGTACAGCTCGTTCAGTGCACAGTTCGTGTTAAACTCCTTCGTGTGCAGCCGCGACTCCTCCGCCAGCATTGCGTTCATATCCTGGTCGGAGATCGCAGGCATCAGCTTTATATCGGCATAATACCGCTCTACCCATTCCTTGTACACCGGAATGTCTTTTGCGTAAAGAAGCTTAGATGAAGGGGAATCTTTGCCTAAAATATGATCGGAAGTGGAACAAGAGTCCATAAAAGTCTGCCCTATCACGGATAAGCAAGAGTCGACAGTATTCGATTTGTGCACATCGAAAACGAAATTGggatttttaattagattaacCCAGAAACGGAGAGGTAACGAATTGCTTTTCCAAGTATGAACAACTTCAGGGTCGGATATCGCATGCTGAAGTGCTTGATCATCGAGGAAATCGAACATATACTTTATAGCGAGCGGCAAAGCGGAGCCCCGATGCGCAGTACTAAATATAGTTTCAAATAAATCATCGACAAACTTTTGCAGCGTACCCTTGGTGGCTAGCAGACGCGTAAGATATATTTCCGATACCATTTTATTACCCCGCTCTCCCTCTTTATGCGCATCACCGTCGTGGTGTCTCACGAGATGCCAGTATTTAAAGCCGTGCTCCAATTTAAGCGGACTGGCTGGGGGGCTAGCCGAACCGTATTTACCCCTGTTAAGCGTTTCGTAAGTATGCGATTTGTCGTTCTTTTCCATATTAGACAAATTATAAACGGAGCTCTGTTTAGCGACTAGACTAAGACAAGCGCCGTCCGGTACGCGGTAATGGTTGAGGGTATTCAGCTTGCGCCATTCACCTTCACATTTAGTGGTGCTGTCTTCGTCGTACAAAATTAAGCGGCCGCTAGCGCCCGTGCGCCACTCCAAATCTAACTCGTCACGACTCGGCCTTTGCGAATACGGTGTAGCGCGATAAATTGCATCTAAACACTTCTCCTTTACTTGGCTAATCGTATCACAGTCGAGAACTTTAACTTGCACGTTTTCCATGGGAGCTTCTAAACCGCTAACGAACAGCGTCTGTTGTGAAATGGACACGCTAACGGTCATCGGTTTGAAATCGATCGACTGCCTAATTAGTTTCTCTTCGCTTAGTGAATATCGTGCCTCAGAGGTTATAACATCTACGGGCCCTTTGTCTACTTGACCTTTCATAGATCTGAACAAAAGATAAAGTGGTTCGCCGGCGCATTCGCGAaggaatttatataaaagaaatgtgAACCAAGCGCTAAGCATTTTCTCGGCCACGCTCTCAGTTCTTCTCAATAATAACTTAGGATGACTTTTGCTCTCCATGCACTTTTCAATAAGCTCGGCCAATAGGGTCTTTAAAACGTCCGTACAATACTCCATTTTACTTTGTAAAGTAACCATTATAAGTGAAGCTACATTGACACGGTCGCGCATTGAAAAATATCTATTACTCTCTAAAGtacgaataaataataaaaggaatgttttatgtaaaataagttGCCCAAACATTCGGAGACCTTTCTCTTTCCTCATAAGCTCTGGGCGCTCCCATTGGAGAACAGCGTGATCGTCTATATTAGGGAACAATATTTTCATTGCGTACGTACGATAATCGAGGAAAGGTATACCGCCAGTTATATCTCCCGTCAAGTCAGTCATTTCAGTCTGTAACTCCGCGAAAGCCTCCTTGCACTCCGCAGCTACCCTTAACTCTAATATATCCATTTGCTCTTGCATATTCTTTAAAACTCTAATATTTTCAGTTGATTTACGCCTATACATAACTAGAAACACGACAAATACAAAAGtgagtattataataattgctaCAACACCGAATAATACTGGTTTACCTATAGCTGCCGGAACGCCAGCTTGAGAAGAATACGATAATTTACCAATTTTATAGGTAAGAGCCCGGCCGACTTTTACGATCACCTCGGGCTTCTCCACCCCGTCAGGCAGCTCGTCGCGGGACGGGGGCCGACACGTCAGTTGATGTCTCGCAAGAGACGTCACATTACACACACTTTCCCCAACGTGTACTTCAACATCGCTCTCGGTACACGCCCTATCTAAATTCTGACCGTTTATAGTAAGATATTCAGATTTATAATACTTTACATCTTCATCAAATTTTTCGTATATCGGGTCCGGATAAAGGAGAAAGGCATCTCCTGTTTTAGTTGTTAGATTCAAAACGCTTTGAACATCGTCCATATTAAACCCGTACTCTAACTCTAACGGCCTATCGGGATCTAAATTAAGACCTGCGCTTTCAATACCGGGCGATTCACATATGAGATGCGTTTGAAAGTCGACTCTATGGCAAGGGGCTGTATAGGGACGGTTGTCGTGATAGACGTATATTTGTGGAATCTGAATAGAATGGAAATTTCGACccataactttaatatttattcctCCGGATGGAATACCTTTTGGCTGCTTACGTTGCGATGCTAATAGTGGTCCAGATTCGACAGAAACAACAACAGGATCCTCTATATACTCAAATTTTTCCCGTTCCAAAGTACGCATACCATTATCGAAGCGCATCCGCAATGTACCCATTTTAAGCTGATATGAATGACTTGTTCTACAGTAAGCTTCCTCATGTGATACTGATAAAATAACGCATGGTAGCTCGTCAATAAACGCTTGAATGTTACTTCCCGCGTTTAGGTACTCGCCTGTAATGCGCAATTTCGTGCCCCCCGATTGTGGACCATATTTCGGTTGAATAGAGTTTATTTTAGGATTGACAAAAGCGTAGTGATGTTTTGATTCACCGCGATAATCTGCCACGCGAACAACTACTGGTCCGTCTCTAGGAACCTCTTCGCCAGGACCGTCAACTGTGCAAACAATCCGCCTAGTTTTAACGTATAACTCAATAATCGGCTGACATTTAATACCAGCTATCGTAACGCCATTGTATATATCGGATATATTACGACCTAAATTTATTCCTTCAATAGTAATATTGGTTCCGCCATCCCAAGGTCCGAGCTGTGGtttaaattctataatttCGGGATTTGGACATGTTTGTGTTCGATTGAGCCATACGCTCGGAGCCCCGCATTGTTCTTGAACTTCACACTTATCGGATCCCTGACACCATCCACAACCAAACTTTTCAGGTAAAGCTAAACATATCCCGCAGTTATCAGCCATATCATTACACCTATAGATGAGTATATGCGTATTATCCGGGTTGTCTAAAGGCTTAGAGCCACCCCATATGACCGCAAACGACGCAGTTATGTTAGGAGCACGAGAAGTATATGTAAATTCAACGGCCTCGCAATAAATAGTATCAGCTAGGAGTTGAGCATTAACATGAGTAACCCGACCCTCGATATTAAACTGGCAAA is part of the Pieris napi chromosome 21, ilPieNapi1.2, whole genome shotgun sequence genome and harbors:
- the LOC125060505 gene encoding plexin A3 isoform X1 produces the protein MWRVLLALGAACISARASQDVVRIFTDKNDPSTQFNHLVVDRNTGRVYVGAVNRLFQLSPDLEVAQRIDTGPVNDSSQCTFDCPPNFVKSTDNVNKALVIDYATSRLITCGSVLQGLCSVRNLNNISHDVREVREPVVANNASASTVAFIAPGPPNPPITQVMYIGVTFTGNSPYRAEVPTVCSRSLEDDRLFMIARTAVTTGTRMFVNSLSRERYPINYVYGFSSEGFSYFLSTQLRGVGSDTYYSKLVRVCHDDENYYSYTEIPMSCMGEGGGNFGYNLVQAAFVGKAGSVVAGELGITAQHDVLFAAFSQSESINTNVPSNLSALCVYSLKAIRRKFMQNIKTCFSGNGSRGLDFISPSHSCIGTKLQSISEDFCGLDVNTPLGGEQPVEAVPVAVFKKRITAVAATATGDYTVVFAGTAEGHLKKIVVESATSAFEYGDIVVDEGSPVNKDLFFDTQLMHLYVMTERKVSKVKVQECSVYKSCLTCLGAKDPYCGWCSLENKCSLRSDCQEAAEDPLYWISYRSGRCTTITQVTPNQLQRTTARTLDLVIENLPTLNGQFLCAFTALDRTLITNATRKPYGVNCTTPRTDTLPPIPAGQHHFTAKLSVRTTQGPDFVASNFTFFDCNTYSSCTQCVSSSFPCDWCVDGHRCTHDTAENCRNDILVTGVSRIGPSYRSGPGFCPTINSTSDGTNEILVPSGVKKAIKVKVHIIGQFIVQTRFVCQFNIEGRVTHVNAQLLADTIYCEAVEFTYTSRAPNITASFAVIWGGSKPLDNPDNTHILIYRCNDMADNCGICLALPEKFGCGWCQGSDKCEVQEQCGAPSVWLNRTQTCPNPEIIEFKPQLGPWDGGTNITIEGINLGRNISDIYNGVTIAGIKCQPIIELYVKTRRIVCTVDGPGEEVPRDGPVVVRVADYRGESKHHYAFVNPKINSIQPKYGPQSGGTKLRITGEYLNAGSNIQAFIDELPCVILSVSHEEAYCRTSHSYQLKMGTLRMRFDNGMRTLEREKFEYIEDPVVVSVESGPLLASQRKQPKGIPSGGINIKVMGRNFHSIQIPQIYVYHDNRPYTAPCHRVDFQTHLICESPGIESAGLNLDPDRPLELEYGFNMDDVQSVLNLTTKTGDAFLLYPDPIYEKFDEDVKYYKSEYLTINGQNLDRACTESDVEVHVGESVCNVTSLARHQLTCRPPSRDELPDGVEKPEVIVKVGRALTYKIGKLSYSSQAGVPAAIGKPVLFGVVAIIIILTFVFVVFLVMYRRKSTENIRVLKNMQEQMDILELRVAAECKEAFAELQTEMTDLTGDITGGIPFLDYRTYAMKILFPNIDDHAVLQWERPELMRKEKGLRMFGQLILHKTFLLLFIRTLESNRYFSMRDRVNVASLIMVTLQSKMEYCTDVLKTLLAELIEKCMESKSHPKLLLRRTESVAEKMLSAWFTFLLYKFLRECAGEPLYLLFRSMKGQVDKGPVDVITSEARYSLSEEKLIRQSIDFKPMTVSVSISQQTLFVSGLEAPMENVQVKVLDCDTISQVKEKCLDAIYRATPYSQRPSRDELDLEWRTGASGRLILYDEDSTTKCEGEWRKLNTLNHYRVPDGACLSLVAKQSSVYNLSNMEKNDKSHTYETLNRGKYGSASPPASPLKLEHGFKYWHLVRHHDGDAHKEGERGNKMVSEIYLTRLLATKGTLQKFVDDLFETIFSTAHRGSALPLAIKYMFDFLDDQALQHAISDPEVVHTWKSNSLPLRFWVNLIKNPNFVFDVHKSNTVDSCLSVIGQTFMDSCSTSDHILGKDSPSSKLLYAKDIPVYKEWVERYYADIKLMPAISDQDMNAMLAEESRLHTKEFNTNCALNELYAYAVKYNEQLMVTLEEDEFSQKQRLAYRLEQVHGLMAHDYNV